A region of the Thermus thermamylovorans genome:
TCACCTCGGAAAACGCCCTGGAGGTCCTGAGGCCCTACGACCTGGTGGTGGACGCCTCCGACAACTTCCCCACCCGCTACCTGGTGAACGACGCCTGCGTCCTCCTGGGAAAACCTTTGGTCTACGGGGCCATCTACCAGTTCGACGGCCAGGCGGCGGTCTTCCACCACCCTACCCCCGAAGGGGAGATGGGCCCCTGCTACCGCTGCCTCTTCCCCAAGCCCCCTCCTCCGGGCAGCGTCCCCTCCTGCGCTGAGGCCGGGGTCTATGGGGTCTTGCCGGGGGTGGTGGGAAGCCTCATGGCGGCGGAGGCCCTCAAGGTGCTTTTGGGGATCGGGAAACCCCTGGCCGGATCCCTGCTCCTCTACGACGCTCTGGAAGGCCAGTTCCGCAAGCTCGCCTTGCGCCGCAATCCGGCCTGCCCGGTCTGTGGGGACCACCCCACCCAGCGGGAACTCATCGACTACGAGGCCTTTTGTGGCCTTTGATGCCGCCGCCTTGCCAGGTAGAGGGCTCGGCAAGCCCCTTGGGCCTGTAGGGAGCGCGGCATAGCGGGAAGAAGGGGGCCTCGAGGGGAAAACCCGGGGGCAAGGCCCCCGGCTTGT
Encoded here:
- a CDS encoding HesA/MoeB/ThiF family protein; the protein is MWTREELDRYHRQMILPQVGPEGQERLKHASVAVVGAGGLGVPVLQYLVAAGVGRVGIVEMDRVELSNLHRQVLYATEDVGRPKALVAKERLLALNPLVEVEAYPLRLTSENALEVLRPYDLVVDASDNFPTRYLVNDACVLLGKPLVYGAIYQFDGQAAVFHHPTPEGEMGPCYRCLFPKPPPPGSVPSCAEAGVYGVLPGVVGSLMAAEALKVLLGIGKPLAGSLLLYDALEGQFRKLALRRNPACPVCGDHPTQRELIDYEAFCGL